From the genome of Equus asinus isolate D_3611 breed Donkey chromosome 24, EquAss-T2T_v2, whole genome shotgun sequence, one region includes:
- the NHSL1 gene encoding NHS-like protein 1 isoform X3 has translation MVIFTNAKIKSLIKLFKKKTVSNLDEESRWTVHYTAPWHQQENVFLPSTRPPCVEDLHRQAKLNLKSVLRECDKLRQDGSRSSQYYSQGPTFAAGSSPLCDGYQDEDEEADHECSISSLEEETFSSVRRPKTPSSSDCSNLNTQTNWAKSLPLPTPEEKMRQQAQTVQADVVPINITGENFDRQASLRRSLIYTDTLVRRPKKVKRRKTITGVPDNIQKELASGTGEDDVGGPSVYNPDHYSTLGRLDSHRSAGQHWETRDSSCQTEEVRVVPPSMRRIRAQRGQGIAAQMGHFSGSSGNMSVLSDSAGIVVPSRLSHEAGFHSLPRSAARASVQSSGPRLGALGSAGGLDGTFPYERDDPQVEGDSGHLGGASRTGTLVRPKSQELRPFESRNLTSPACVVSPHATYSTSIIPNAALSSSSEVIAIHTAPSSGPPDGRITSSSSHTRIKSRDHLLSRCAGKDDRLSPSGSWNEGHCTLSQALDAHSSSATTLLTLCDSAVSLNAPANLENGSPGVAYNRRNKLSFPAPDDADGRSESSDCGGRGRGSAGPWEYGAPGDGRASSPQQRAATPGYSSPISNVSSCSWDQTSNKDDAGSLYSGDHDGYYASTHPDSGCEPGDLRHSSNGFGNPRHSVVNVFEGRAPTSQGDRPHYHDTSLSRSISLRKAKKPPLPPSRTDSLRRTPRKGAPAPGPALNRGPRASPPRVLRLDLGGGGGGSSSQSPCSDAEEPWPPRSRSPSTGSAASSGASATTPTASSLGGAAHSDTSSIRSEGAESWPYCAHGPGAHGDLGGAQGRPGRGGCGAAGAGGSVAAVGSPARRVTSPSSGYSSQSNTPPALTPVPALFKAALPADGRARAKPRVPERKSSLVSSGSLSASSTSLSSSTSADGGGAARTPGSTPPFPPPPFPPLPTSTEAPEGAPRPQSPPFPPPPPHVLLTCPPMPPDPLLLESSVPAAPPPAPPLDPKLLEDARSPFRDSGRAEPPREACRRLPDPEEGRLPPLITREALRTVQLRPVRPSPGPEAAPSCGQGLRGELTPAAPQDRGKPSASPKSRNSTREMQRDSPPACAPGARPTPAGSPGGGRGDAGDPGAGPGTSPSRKPPPIAKKPKLVLVVPPPQRQLPAPGPRGEAGGCAAGAGLEGTRSRCSELEGGATGSVSPRTLDTDVPAVQPDAWRATEQEQPEGQEESRVEDGAHGAGSGPAPQDSRPGAPQPDAAGPSSEACDLLQEEEGDEAMTPSRPRTTEDLFAAIHRSKRKVLGRKDSDDDHSQNHSPSPPVTPTGAAPSLASPKQVGSIQRSVRKSSTSSDSFKALLLKKGSRSDASARMSAAEMLRSTDPRFQRSRSEPSPDTPQSPSSYSPGKSRRAQEEWAKNEGLMPRSLSFSGPRYGRSRTPPSAASSRYSVRNRIQSSPMTVISEGEGEAMEPADDRAPWTVGTARGCPLDGLAGDDIFEGSLLCGREPATSLRAPSPSPAGGTATAEGGGPLREES, from the exons TGTTCCATCTCTTCATTGGAAGAGGAAACATTTAGTTCCGTCAGGAGACCTAAAACGCCGAGCTCAAGTGACTGTTCCAACCTTAATACTCAAACCAACTGGGCCAAGTCACTTCCCTTGCCAACACCGGAAGAGAAGATGCGGCAGCAGGCCCAAACGGTCCAGGCGGACGTGGTTCCTATCAACATAACGG GGGAGAATTTCGATCGCCAGGCCAGCCTTCGGCGGTCTCTAATTTACACAGACACTCTGGTAAGACGACCGAAGAAAGTCAAAAGGAGAAAGACTATTACAGGAGTCCCTGACAACATACAGAAGGAGCTAG cATCCGGCACGGGTGAGGATGATGTTGGTGGTCCCTCAGTGTACAACCCAGACCACTACTCTACACTGGGAAGGCTTGACAGCCATCGGTCTGCTGGGCAGCACTGGGAAACCAGGGACTCCAGCTGTCAGACAGAGGAAGTGAGAGTCGTCCCACCTTCGATGAGAAGGATCAGGGCGCAGAGGGGGCAGGGCATTGCTGCCCAGATGGGCCACTTCTCCGGCTCCTCCGGGAACATGTCTGTGCTGAGCGATTCTGCCGGCATCGTGGTCCCTTCTCGCCTCAGCCACGAGGCTGGTTTCCACAGCCTCCCACGCTCCGCAGCAAGGGCCAGTGTGCAGTCCAGCGGGCCGAGGCTGGGCGCCCTGGGCTCTGCAGGAGGCCTGGACGGCACTTTCCCCTATGAAAGGGACGACCCACAGGTGGAGGGAGACTCAGGACATTTAGGAGGGGCCTCAAGGACTGGGACTCTTGTGAGGCCCAAATCCCAGGAGCTGAGGCCCTTTGAGAGTAGAAACCTGACAAGCCCAGCGTGTGTGGTTTCTCCCCACGCGACCTACTCGACGAGCATCATCCCCAACGCCGcactctcctcctcctcggaGGTGATTGCCATTCACACTGCTCCGAGTTCAGGGCCACCGGACGGCAGAATTACCAGCTCCTCTTCCCACACAAGGATAAAATCCAGGGACCACCTCCTCTCCAGGTGTGCTGGGAAAGATGACCGTCTGTCTCCCAGTGGCAGCTGGAATGAGGGTCACTGCACTCTCTCACAGGCCTTAGATGCCCATTCCTCCAGTGCGACCACACTGTTGACCCTCTGTGACTCTGCGGTCTCTCTAAATGCCCCGGCAAATCTGGAGAACGGGTCCCCCGGCGTGGCCTACAACCGACGGAACAAGCTGAGCTTCCCGGCGCCTGACGACGCCGACGGCAGGAGTGAGTCCAGTGACTgcgggggccgcgggcgcggcaGTGCGGGGCCCTGGGAATACGGCGCCCCCGGGGACGGGCGGGCATCCTCGCCGCAGCAGCGGGCCGCCACTCCGGGTTACTCCAGTCCCATTAGCAACGTGAGCAGCTGCAGCTGGGACCAGACGTCTAACAAAGATGATGCCGGGTCCCTGTATTCGGGGGACCACGATGGCTACTACGCATCCACGCACCCCGACTCTGGATGCGAACCTGGGGATCTCCGCCACAGCAGCAATGGCTTCGGGAACCCCAGGCACAGTGTGGTCAATGTTTTTGAAGGGAGAGCTCCCACGAGCCAAGGGGACCGGCCACATTACCATGACACATCCCTCTCGCGAAGCATCTCCTTGAGGAAAGCGAAGAAGCCTCCGCTGCCGCCGTCGCGGACCGACTCCCTGCGCAGGACGCCCCGCAAGGGTGccccggccccggggccggcgCTCAATCGGGGCCCACGGGCCTCGCCGCCGCGGGTGCTGCGGCTGGACctcggcggcgggggcggcggctcATCCTCCCAGAGCCCCTGCAGCGACGCGGAGGAGCCGTGGCCGCCGCGTTCCCGCAGCCCCAGCACCGGCAGCGCGGCCAGCAGCGGGGCCTCGGCCACCACGCCCACCGCCTCCTCACTGGGCGGGGCCGCGCACAGCGACACGAGCAGCATCAGGTCCGAGGGCGCCGAGTCCTGGCCCTACTGCGCCCACGGCCCAGGCGCGCACGGGGACCTGGGGGGCGCGCAGGGGCGGCCTGGGCGCGGGGGGTGCGGGGCAGCGGGTGCCGGGGGCTCCGTCGCGGCGGTGGGGAGCCCAGCGCGCAGGGTCACCTCGCCGTCCAGTGGGTACTCTAGCCAGTCCAACACGCCCCCTGCGCTCACCCCCGTGCCGGCGCTCTTCAAGGCCGCGTTGCCGGCAGACGGCAGGGCCAGGGCCAAACCCAGGGTCCCCGAGAGGAAGTCCTCCCTGGTTTCCTCGGGGTCGCTGTCTGCGTCCTCCACGTCCCTCTCCTCCAGCACCTCGGCGGATGGGGGTGGGGCCGCGAGGACACCGGGCTCCACGccccccttccctcctccgcccttccctcctctgcccacctCGACGGAGGCCCCTGAGGGCGCTCCTCGGCCTCAGTCTCCCCCGTTCCCCCCTCCGCCACCACACGTGCTCCTCACTTGTCCCCCCATGCCCCCTGATCCCCTTCTTCTGGAATCCTCTGTCCCCGCAGCGCCCCCGCCTGCCCCACCCCTCGACCCCAAGCTGCTGGAGGACGCCCGGTCTCCTTTCAGAGACTCTGGCCGGGCAGAGCCTCCCCGGGAGGCCTGCCGGCGGCTTCCCGATCCAGAGGAGGGCAGGCTGCCCCCGCTGATAACCCGGGAGGCTCTGCGGACGGTGCAGCTGCGGCCGGTGAGGCCGAGCCCAGGGCCCGAGGCGGCCCCGTCGTGCGGGCAGGGGCTCCGGGGAGAACTCACGCCGGCTGCTCCCCAGGACCGCGGGAAGCCATCTGCTTCCCCGAAATCCCGAAATAGCACGAGAGAGATGCAGCGCGACAGCCCGCCCGCCTGCGCCCCTGGCGCTCGTCCCACTCCCGCCGGGAGcccgggcggggggcgcggggatGCGGGGGACCCCGGGGCTGGGCCCGGCACCTCGCCCAGCAGAAAGCCACCCCCCATTGCCAAGAAGCCCAAGCTGGTCCTCGTGGTGCCGCCCCCGCAGAGGCAGCTCCCGGCGCCCGGCCCGAGGGGAGAGGCGGGCGGCTGTGCGGCCGGGGCCGGTCTAGAGGGGACTCGCTCTCGCTGCTCGGAGTTGGAGGGGGGAGCCACGGGGTCCGTGTCCCCGCGCACCCTGGACACCGATGTTCCCGCGGTGCAGCCTGACGCCTGGCGGGCCACCGAGCAGGAGCAGCCGGAGGGGCAGGAGGAGTCGCGCGTGGAGGACGGAGCGCACGGAGCGGGGAGCGGCCCGGCCCCGCAGGACTCGCGGC CTGGGGCGCCGCAGCCCGACGCGGCCGGTCCTTCCTCGGAGGCCTGCgacctcctccaggaagaggaGGGCGATGAGGCCATGACCCCCAGCAGACCCCGGACCACCGAGGACCTCTTCGCCGCTATTCACAG ATCCAAGAGGAAAGTCCTTGGCCGTAAAGACTCGGATGACGACCACTCCCAGAaccactccccatcccctccgGTGACGCCCACCGGTGCTgcccccagcctggcctccccCAAGCAGGTGGGGTCGATTCAGAGAAGCGTCCGCAAGAGCAGCACCAGCAGCGACAGCTTCAAGGCTCTGCTGCTGAAGAAGGGGAGCCGGTCAGATGCCAGCGCCCGCATGTCGGCCGCAGAGATGCTCAGGAGCACAGACCCCAGGTTTCAGAGGTCAAGGTCGGAGCCTTCGCCAGATACCCCCCAGAGCCCATCAAGCTACTCCCCAGGCAAGAGCAGGAGGGCCCAGGAGGAGTGGGCCAAGAACGAAGGCCTGATGCCTCGGAGTCTGTCCTTTTCTGGCCCCAGGTACGGCCGTAGCCGGACGCCGCCCTCTGCAGCCAGCAGCAGGTACAGCGTGCGGAACCGGATCCAGAGCAGCCCCATGACCGTCATCTcggaaggagaaggggaagctATGGAGCCTGCAGATGACAGGGCTCCCTGGACCGTGGGCACTGCAAGGGGCTGTCCGCTGGACGGACTGGCAGGGGACGACATATTCGAGGGCAGCCTGCTCTGCGGCAGGGAGCCAGCCACCTCCCTGCGGGCCCCGTCTCCCAGCCCTGCAGGTGGCACAGCCACTGCAGAGGGCGGGGGTCCTCTGAGGGAGGAGAGCTAG
- the NHSL1 gene encoding NHS-like protein 1 isoform X4, producing the protein MFCLKAVSNLDEESRWTVHYTAPWHQQENVFLPSTRPPCVEDLHRQAKLNLKSVLRECDKLRQDGSRSSQYYSQGPTFAAGSSPLCDGYQDEDEEADHECSISSLEEETFSSVRRPKTPSSSDCSNLNTQTNWAKSLPLPTPEEKMRQQAQTVQADVVPINITGENFDRQASLRRSLIYTDTLVRRPKKVKRRKTITGVPDNIQKELASGTGEDDVGGPSVYNPDHYSTLGRLDSHRSAGQHWETRDSSCQTEEVRVVPPSMRRIRAQRGQGIAAQMGHFSGSSGNMSVLSDSAGIVVPSRLSHEAGFHSLPRSAARASVQSSGPRLGALGSAGGLDGTFPYERDDPQVEGDSGHLGGASRTGTLVRPKSQELRPFESRNLTSPACVVSPHATYSTSIIPNAALSSSSEVIAIHTAPSSGPPDGRITSSSSHTRIKSRDHLLSRCAGKDDRLSPSGSWNEGHCTLSQALDAHSSSATTLLTLCDSAVSLNAPANLENGSPGVAYNRRNKLSFPAPDDADGRSESSDCGGRGRGSAGPWEYGAPGDGRASSPQQRAATPGYSSPISNVSSCSWDQTSNKDDAGSLYSGDHDGYYASTHPDSGCEPGDLRHSSNGFGNPRHSVVNVFEGRAPTSQGDRPHYHDTSLSRSISLRKAKKPPLPPSRTDSLRRTPRKGAPAPGPALNRGPRASPPRVLRLDLGGGGGGSSSQSPCSDAEEPWPPRSRSPSTGSAASSGASATTPTASSLGGAAHSDTSSIRSEGAESWPYCAHGPGAHGDLGGAQGRPGRGGCGAAGAGGSVAAVGSPARRVTSPSSGYSSQSNTPPALTPVPALFKAALPADGRARAKPRVPERKSSLVSSGSLSASSTSLSSSTSADGGGAARTPGSTPPFPPPPFPPLPTSTEAPEGAPRPQSPPFPPPPPHVLLTCPPMPPDPLLLESSVPAAPPPAPPLDPKLLEDARSPFRDSGRAEPPREACRRLPDPEEGRLPPLITREALRTVQLRPVRPSPGPEAAPSCGQGLRGELTPAAPQDRGKPSASPKSRNSTREMQRDSPPACAPGARPTPAGSPGGGRGDAGDPGAGPGTSPSRKPPPIAKKPKLVLVVPPPQRQLPAPGPRGEAGGCAAGAGLEGTRSRCSELEGGATGSVSPRTLDTDVPAVQPDAWRATEQEQPEGQEESRVEDGAHGAGSGPAPQDSRPGAPQPDAAGPSSEACDLLQEEEGDEAMTPSRPRTTEDLFAAIHRSKRKVLGRKDSDDDHSQNHSPSPPVTPTGAAPSLASPKQVGSIQRSVRKSSTSSDSFKALLLKKGSRSDASARMSAAEMLRSTDPRFQRSRSEPSPDTPQSPSSYSPGKSRRAQEEWAKNEGLMPRSLSFSGPRYGRSRTPPSAASSRYSVRNRIQSSPMTVISEGEGEAMEPADDRAPWTVGTARGCPLDGLAGDDIFEGSLLCGREPATSLRAPSPSPAGGTATAEGGGPLREES; encoded by the exons TGTTCCATCTCTTCATTGGAAGAGGAAACATTTAGTTCCGTCAGGAGACCTAAAACGCCGAGCTCAAGTGACTGTTCCAACCTTAATACTCAAACCAACTGGGCCAAGTCACTTCCCTTGCCAACACCGGAAGAGAAGATGCGGCAGCAGGCCCAAACGGTCCAGGCGGACGTGGTTCCTATCAACATAACGG GGGAGAATTTCGATCGCCAGGCCAGCCTTCGGCGGTCTCTAATTTACACAGACACTCTGGTAAGACGACCGAAGAAAGTCAAAAGGAGAAAGACTATTACAGGAGTCCCTGACAACATACAGAAGGAGCTAG cATCCGGCACGGGTGAGGATGATGTTGGTGGTCCCTCAGTGTACAACCCAGACCACTACTCTACACTGGGAAGGCTTGACAGCCATCGGTCTGCTGGGCAGCACTGGGAAACCAGGGACTCCAGCTGTCAGACAGAGGAAGTGAGAGTCGTCCCACCTTCGATGAGAAGGATCAGGGCGCAGAGGGGGCAGGGCATTGCTGCCCAGATGGGCCACTTCTCCGGCTCCTCCGGGAACATGTCTGTGCTGAGCGATTCTGCCGGCATCGTGGTCCCTTCTCGCCTCAGCCACGAGGCTGGTTTCCACAGCCTCCCACGCTCCGCAGCAAGGGCCAGTGTGCAGTCCAGCGGGCCGAGGCTGGGCGCCCTGGGCTCTGCAGGAGGCCTGGACGGCACTTTCCCCTATGAAAGGGACGACCCACAGGTGGAGGGAGACTCAGGACATTTAGGAGGGGCCTCAAGGACTGGGACTCTTGTGAGGCCCAAATCCCAGGAGCTGAGGCCCTTTGAGAGTAGAAACCTGACAAGCCCAGCGTGTGTGGTTTCTCCCCACGCGACCTACTCGACGAGCATCATCCCCAACGCCGcactctcctcctcctcggaGGTGATTGCCATTCACACTGCTCCGAGTTCAGGGCCACCGGACGGCAGAATTACCAGCTCCTCTTCCCACACAAGGATAAAATCCAGGGACCACCTCCTCTCCAGGTGTGCTGGGAAAGATGACCGTCTGTCTCCCAGTGGCAGCTGGAATGAGGGTCACTGCACTCTCTCACAGGCCTTAGATGCCCATTCCTCCAGTGCGACCACACTGTTGACCCTCTGTGACTCTGCGGTCTCTCTAAATGCCCCGGCAAATCTGGAGAACGGGTCCCCCGGCGTGGCCTACAACCGACGGAACAAGCTGAGCTTCCCGGCGCCTGACGACGCCGACGGCAGGAGTGAGTCCAGTGACTgcgggggccgcgggcgcggcaGTGCGGGGCCCTGGGAATACGGCGCCCCCGGGGACGGGCGGGCATCCTCGCCGCAGCAGCGGGCCGCCACTCCGGGTTACTCCAGTCCCATTAGCAACGTGAGCAGCTGCAGCTGGGACCAGACGTCTAACAAAGATGATGCCGGGTCCCTGTATTCGGGGGACCACGATGGCTACTACGCATCCACGCACCCCGACTCTGGATGCGAACCTGGGGATCTCCGCCACAGCAGCAATGGCTTCGGGAACCCCAGGCACAGTGTGGTCAATGTTTTTGAAGGGAGAGCTCCCACGAGCCAAGGGGACCGGCCACATTACCATGACACATCCCTCTCGCGAAGCATCTCCTTGAGGAAAGCGAAGAAGCCTCCGCTGCCGCCGTCGCGGACCGACTCCCTGCGCAGGACGCCCCGCAAGGGTGccccggccccggggccggcgCTCAATCGGGGCCCACGGGCCTCGCCGCCGCGGGTGCTGCGGCTGGACctcggcggcgggggcggcggctcATCCTCCCAGAGCCCCTGCAGCGACGCGGAGGAGCCGTGGCCGCCGCGTTCCCGCAGCCCCAGCACCGGCAGCGCGGCCAGCAGCGGGGCCTCGGCCACCACGCCCACCGCCTCCTCACTGGGCGGGGCCGCGCACAGCGACACGAGCAGCATCAGGTCCGAGGGCGCCGAGTCCTGGCCCTACTGCGCCCACGGCCCAGGCGCGCACGGGGACCTGGGGGGCGCGCAGGGGCGGCCTGGGCGCGGGGGGTGCGGGGCAGCGGGTGCCGGGGGCTCCGTCGCGGCGGTGGGGAGCCCAGCGCGCAGGGTCACCTCGCCGTCCAGTGGGTACTCTAGCCAGTCCAACACGCCCCCTGCGCTCACCCCCGTGCCGGCGCTCTTCAAGGCCGCGTTGCCGGCAGACGGCAGGGCCAGGGCCAAACCCAGGGTCCCCGAGAGGAAGTCCTCCCTGGTTTCCTCGGGGTCGCTGTCTGCGTCCTCCACGTCCCTCTCCTCCAGCACCTCGGCGGATGGGGGTGGGGCCGCGAGGACACCGGGCTCCACGccccccttccctcctccgcccttccctcctctgcccacctCGACGGAGGCCCCTGAGGGCGCTCCTCGGCCTCAGTCTCCCCCGTTCCCCCCTCCGCCACCACACGTGCTCCTCACTTGTCCCCCCATGCCCCCTGATCCCCTTCTTCTGGAATCCTCTGTCCCCGCAGCGCCCCCGCCTGCCCCACCCCTCGACCCCAAGCTGCTGGAGGACGCCCGGTCTCCTTTCAGAGACTCTGGCCGGGCAGAGCCTCCCCGGGAGGCCTGCCGGCGGCTTCCCGATCCAGAGGAGGGCAGGCTGCCCCCGCTGATAACCCGGGAGGCTCTGCGGACGGTGCAGCTGCGGCCGGTGAGGCCGAGCCCAGGGCCCGAGGCGGCCCCGTCGTGCGGGCAGGGGCTCCGGGGAGAACTCACGCCGGCTGCTCCCCAGGACCGCGGGAAGCCATCTGCTTCCCCGAAATCCCGAAATAGCACGAGAGAGATGCAGCGCGACAGCCCGCCCGCCTGCGCCCCTGGCGCTCGTCCCACTCCCGCCGGGAGcccgggcggggggcgcggggatGCGGGGGACCCCGGGGCTGGGCCCGGCACCTCGCCCAGCAGAAAGCCACCCCCCATTGCCAAGAAGCCCAAGCTGGTCCTCGTGGTGCCGCCCCCGCAGAGGCAGCTCCCGGCGCCCGGCCCGAGGGGAGAGGCGGGCGGCTGTGCGGCCGGGGCCGGTCTAGAGGGGACTCGCTCTCGCTGCTCGGAGTTGGAGGGGGGAGCCACGGGGTCCGTGTCCCCGCGCACCCTGGACACCGATGTTCCCGCGGTGCAGCCTGACGCCTGGCGGGCCACCGAGCAGGAGCAGCCGGAGGGGCAGGAGGAGTCGCGCGTGGAGGACGGAGCGCACGGAGCGGGGAGCGGCCCGGCCCCGCAGGACTCGCGGC CTGGGGCGCCGCAGCCCGACGCGGCCGGTCCTTCCTCGGAGGCCTGCgacctcctccaggaagaggaGGGCGATGAGGCCATGACCCCCAGCAGACCCCGGACCACCGAGGACCTCTTCGCCGCTATTCACAG ATCCAAGAGGAAAGTCCTTGGCCGTAAAGACTCGGATGACGACCACTCCCAGAaccactccccatcccctccgGTGACGCCCACCGGTGCTgcccccagcctggcctccccCAAGCAGGTGGGGTCGATTCAGAGAAGCGTCCGCAAGAGCAGCACCAGCAGCGACAGCTTCAAGGCTCTGCTGCTGAAGAAGGGGAGCCGGTCAGATGCCAGCGCCCGCATGTCGGCCGCAGAGATGCTCAGGAGCACAGACCCCAGGTTTCAGAGGTCAAGGTCGGAGCCTTCGCCAGATACCCCCCAGAGCCCATCAAGCTACTCCCCAGGCAAGAGCAGGAGGGCCCAGGAGGAGTGGGCCAAGAACGAAGGCCTGATGCCTCGGAGTCTGTCCTTTTCTGGCCCCAGGTACGGCCGTAGCCGGACGCCGCCCTCTGCAGCCAGCAGCAGGTACAGCGTGCGGAACCGGATCCAGAGCAGCCCCATGACCGTCATCTcggaaggagaaggggaagctATGGAGCCTGCAGATGACAGGGCTCCCTGGACCGTGGGCACTGCAAGGGGCTGTCCGCTGGACGGACTGGCAGGGGACGACATATTCGAGGGCAGCCTGCTCTGCGGCAGGGAGCCAGCCACCTCCCTGCGGGCCCCGTCTCCCAGCCCTGCAGGTGGCACAGCCACTGCAGAGGGCGGGGGTCCTCTGAGGGAGGAGAGCTAG
- the HEBP2 gene encoding heme-binding protein 2, with amino-acid sequence MAEVPEPEPGAAEGCAAGAVETPGWTAPRGAGPQPGSYETRHYGPARWVSTRVESADWDSAVQTGFARLNSYVQGKNETEKKIKMTAPVTTCVEPGADPFSQPTITVSLYVPSDQQPDPPRPSEADVFIEDRAGMTVFVRSFEGFSSAQKNREQLLTLASILREEGKVFDEKVYYTAGYSSPFKLLNRNNEVWLIQKNEPSEEKE; translated from the exons ATGGCCGAGGTGCCGGAGCCCGAGCCTGGGGCGGCCGAGGGCTGCGCGGCCGGAGCCGTGGAGACGCCGGGCTGGACGGCGCCCCGGGGCGCGGGCCCCCAG CCCGGGAGCTACGAGACCCGGCACTACGGACCGGCCCGCTGGGTCAGCACTCGCGTGGAGTCCGCGGACTGGGACTCCGCCGTCCAGACGGGCTTCGCCAGGCTGAACAGCTACGTTCAAGGCAAAAACGAGACAG agaagaaaataaagatgacagCTCCGGTGACGACCTGCGTGGAGCCCGGGGCGGATCCCTTTAGCCAGCCTACCATCACCGTCTCCCTGTATGTACCCTCCGACCAGCAACCTGATCCGCCCAGGCCCTCAGAGGCAGACGTCTTCATTGAAGACAGAGCCGGGATGACCGTGTTTGTGCG GTCTTTCGAGGGATTCTCTAGTGCCCAGAAGAACCGAGAACAACTCCTGACATTGGCAAGCATtttgagggaagaaggaaaagttttCGATGAAAAGGTTTACTACACTGCAGGCTACAGCAGTCCTTTCAAATTGCTTAACAGAAACAACGAAGTGTGGTTGATTCAGAAAAATGAACCCTCCGAAGAAAAGGAATGA